One Anaerobacillus alkaliphilus DNA window includes the following coding sequences:
- a CDS encoding DUF2249 domain-containing protein produces MNGKIVVLDVREDLKNKLEPFQKIMTTVKTLEKSDIFVLHSTIKPTPLMTLLKTRGYENLVEKRADDHFITTFKKKKRSLLFWKNKHENIDRPNCPQQDIPSVGQDDTNSYYLDNRGLEPPQPMVRTLARLTSMKNGEVLTIRNDRLPAFLIEELNQLGYEYKPIEMEDGSVEVVITKNGG; encoded by the coding sequence ATGAATGGAAAAATAGTAGTATTAGATGTACGTGAAGACTTAAAAAACAAGCTTGAACCATTTCAAAAAATTATGACAACGGTTAAAACTTTAGAAAAAAGTGATATCTTTGTCCTTCACTCGACGATTAAACCTACACCTCTTATGACACTACTTAAAACGAGAGGGTATGAAAATCTTGTTGAGAAAAGAGCTGATGATCATTTTATTACAACTTTTAAAAAGAAAAAACGTAGCTTACTATTTTGGAAGAATAAACACGAAAACATAGATAGACCCAATTGTCCACAGCAAGATATACCATCAGTTGGACAAGATGACACAAACAGCTATTATTTGGATAACCGAGGACTTGAACCGCCACAACCAATGGTCCGCACTTTAGCGAGGCTAACATCTATGAAAAATGGTGAGGTGTTAACAATTCGAAATGATCGTCTACCTGCATTTCTAATTGAGGAATTAAACCAACTAGGCTATGAGTATAAGCCAATAGAAATGGAAGATGGATCGGTAGAGGTTGTAATTA
- the argC gene encoding N-acetyl-gamma-glutamyl-phosphate reductase produces MKAAIIGATGYGGAELIRLLHQHKYVEEFTLHSSSQSGVAISESYPQLTNITNQSLQSINIEQISKNADVVFMATPSGISTEITPAFIENGVKVIDLSGDLRFKDPNVYEKWYKKTSAANEVLEKAVYGLTELNREKVKNASLIANPGCYPTATILGLYPLLKNIAVEANSVIIDAKSGVSGAGRKASLGTSYCEVNENFKIYKVNEHQHIPEIEVALKTANNQLGPIKFNTHLVPMTRGIMSTIYCQPLASVSEKLLRNLYQQYYENDRFVRVRKEGEYPATKEVYGSNFCDIGITFDERTGWITIVSVIDNLMKGAAGQAVQNLNVMHGIDEGTGLLGAPIFP; encoded by the coding sequence ATGAAAGCAGCTATTATTGGGGCTACTGGTTATGGAGGGGCAGAGTTAATTAGGCTTCTACACCAACATAAATATGTTGAAGAATTCACACTCCACTCTTCTTCCCAATCTGGAGTGGCCATTTCTGAAAGCTATCCACAATTGACGAATATTACAAATCAATCACTACAATCGATTAATATAGAGCAAATATCTAAAAATGCAGACGTTGTCTTCATGGCAACACCTTCAGGAATTTCAACGGAAATTACACCTGCCTTTATAGAGAATGGTGTGAAGGTTATTGATTTATCTGGAGATTTACGCTTTAAAGATCCAAATGTATATGAAAAGTGGTATAAGAAAACGTCAGCAGCAAACGAAGTACTTGAGAAAGCCGTTTATGGTTTAACTGAACTTAATCGAGAAAAAGTAAAGAATGCTAGTTTAATAGCAAATCCAGGCTGCTATCCTACAGCAACAATACTTGGCCTTTATCCACTTTTAAAAAATATTGCTGTTGAGGCAAACTCAGTAATCATTGATGCCAAATCAGGGGTGTCAGGTGCAGGTCGGAAAGCAAGTCTAGGAACGAGTTACTGTGAAGTGAATGAAAACTTTAAGATTTATAAAGTCAATGAGCATCAACATATTCCTGAAATAGAGGTGGCTTTAAAAACTGCCAATAATCAATTAGGGCCAATTAAGTTCAATACTCACTTAGTACCAATGACACGAGGGATTATGTCAACAATCTATTGTCAACCCCTCGCTTCCGTAAGTGAGAAATTGCTTCGAAATTTATATCAGCAGTACTATGAAAATGATCGTTTCGTACGAGTACGGAAAGAAGGAGAATACCCAGCAACAAAAGAAGTGTATGGGTCGAATTTCTGTGATATTGGAATTACTTTTGATGAACGAACTGGCTGGATAACAATTGTTTCTGTCATCGATAATTTAATGAAAGGGGCTGCTGGTCAGGCAGTTCAAAACTTAAACGTTATGCACGGAATTGATGAAGGAACGGGTCTACTCGGGGCGCCAATTTTTCCATAG